Proteins from a single region of Flaviflexus salsibiostraticola:
- a CDS encoding 2-hydroxyacid dehydrogenase: MKVLIASDGFLTDEVLTEALVNELPDAEIARIASTWPNPPFGDVGDVIEALGDEDELIEALKGCDAVISHTFPFTEKVIAASPDLKLITICRGGPVNVNIDAATRHGVMVSYAPGRNARATAEHSVAMLLAAARQIAQRHQEVVNGEWATDYYLFEKAGQEIGSSTVGIIGYGAIGSRVATIMAAFGARVLVYDPFKEIGVDGDVEFVDFDTLLAESDFVTIHARVTDENRHMINAETLGKMKKGAIFVNCARGSLVDYDAVCDSIDAGHLRAAAFDCLPEEPLPADHRLLRTPRITFTPHLAGASQEASRVAARIGTADIAAVSRGELPKFLANPEVSKR, encoded by the coding sequence ATGAAGGTTCTTATTGCATCAGATGGTTTCCTGACGGATGAGGTGCTCACCGAGGCGCTCGTGAACGAGCTCCCCGACGCGGAGATCGCCCGCATCGCCTCAACATGGCCGAACCCACCCTTCGGGGATGTCGGCGATGTCATCGAGGCACTCGGCGACGAGGACGAGCTGATCGAGGCCCTCAAGGGCTGCGACGCCGTCATCTCCCACACCTTCCCGTTCACCGAGAAGGTCATCGCCGCGAGCCCCGACCTCAAGCTCATCACGATCTGCCGCGGCGGTCCAGTCAACGTCAACATCGACGCGGCGACCAGGCACGGCGTCATGGTGTCGTACGCCCCGGGCCGCAACGCCCGAGCAACCGCGGAGCACTCGGTCGCGATGCTTCTGGCGGCCGCCCGGCAGATCGCCCAGCGCCACCAGGAGGTCGTCAATGGAGAGTGGGCCACCGACTACTACCTGTTTGAGAAGGCAGGCCAGGAGATCGGCTCATCCACGGTCGGCATCATCGGCTACGGGGCGATCGGCTCCCGCGTTGCGACGATCATGGCCGCCTTCGGCGCGCGCGTCCTCGTCTATGACCCGTTCAAGGAGATCGGGGTCGATGGCGACGTCGAGTTCGTCGACTTCGACACCCTGCTCGCCGAGTCTGACTTCGTCACGATCCACGCGCGGGTCACGGACGAGAACAGGCACATGATCAATGCCGAGACGCTGGGGAAGATGAAGAAGGGCGCGATCTTCGTCAACTGCGCCCGCGGCTCGCTCGTCGACTACGACGCGGTGTGCGACTCCATCGACGCGGGCCACCTGCGCGCCGCGGCATTCGACTGCCTGCCGGAGGAGCCGCTCCCGGCGGACCACCGTCTGCTGCGGACTCCGCGGATCACATTCACCCCGCACCTGGCCGGTGCCTCGCAGGAGGCCTCTCGGGTTGCGGCGCGGATCGGCACTGCTGATATCGCCGCCGTCAGCCGGGGAGAGCTGCCGAAGTTCTTGGCCAATCCAGAAGTTTCGAAGAGGTAA
- a CDS encoding DeoR/GlpR family DNA-binding transcription regulator, whose protein sequence is MAQLSKNERQQLLAEFVLNAGTARVEDILKLVDASPMTIYRDLSELEEDRVIVRSRGEVSAVATSLSETSMKYRLTQEEDEKASLATQFASLITRGTSLLFDDSSTVYSVLKAYTHIGGLTIITNNWSIIALAGSVPDWELITLGGRYDRHLDANYGPAGIEMLKRVRADHAIISAAAVNDGVVYHPYDAVAEYKSLMIAAASQSHLAVTHSKFERTALHRVADTADFDDVVVDSGTSDEIVQSMLDRGATVKVGPPVSASR, encoded by the coding sequence GTGGCTCAGCTCAGCAAGAATGAGCGGCAGCAGCTGCTCGCCGAATTTGTGCTGAACGCGGGAACGGCTCGAGTGGAGGACATCCTCAAGCTCGTCGACGCCTCGCCGATGACGATCTATCGGGATCTGTCGGAGCTCGAGGAGGACCGCGTCATCGTCCGATCCCGGGGCGAGGTCAGCGCCGTTGCCACCTCGCTGTCCGAGACGTCGATGAAGTATCGGCTCACGCAGGAGGAGGATGAGAAGGCCTCCCTCGCCACGCAGTTCGCGAGCCTTATCACCCGCGGAACGTCCCTCCTGTTCGATGACTCGTCGACCGTGTACTCGGTGCTCAAGGCCTACACCCACATCGGCGGACTCACGATCATCACGAACAATTGGTCGATCATCGCCCTGGCCGGATCGGTGCCCGATTGGGAGCTCATCACGCTCGGCGGGCGCTACGATCGCCACCTCGATGCGAACTATGGGCCGGCCGGCATTGAGATGCTCAAGAGGGTGCGAGCCGATCACGCCATCATCTCGGCCGCCGCCGTCAATGACGGGGTCGTCTACCATCCGTATGATGCGGTGGCTGAATACAAGTCGCTCATGATCGCCGCCGCGAGCCAGTCGCACCTGGCCGTCACGCACTCGAAGTTCGAGCGCACTGCTCTCCACCGTGTTGCCGACACCGCGGACTTCGACGATGTCGTCGTCGACTCGGGCACAAGCGACGAGATTGTCCAGTCCATGCTCGATCGGGGGGCGACAGTCAAGGTCGGACCGCCGGTCTCGGCGTCCCGCTGA
- a CDS encoding transaldolase family protein, which translates to MSTHTGVVLTVRDLGLANQTDQVDDIHRVLDTTIDYDTFDLLSRRVKNLGVGDELQKVVSYFKTPAGETPAGFRRALRLSGETLIVDLERDISRDKNGVKRPTKVLYSADSANPYEVEPIAPFIANLTCNPGIIYDLFLNNPKANVGNKFKDRDEVMTALGDVLGPGCDISVELNNPFNPDFDAILEEAERFREILSPWRVVIKVPHTGPVNADNYRQLLSGSGQLDVAYDKGSTADMLRGHRLALKLHEHGFRVNFTLMFEPYQAQMALQARPAFINSFIRHRKMQSERITKLLAAYEGSGEAHVVDELRSYLIANDYFPAGSEDIGEKEVLAKANDVQRHRGGRKGEPADGLDNVRHNLRALRQANLPDTRLIICSMEGPDNYPEIDRLLVEPEFADMADRIVVTTEPQYLARFTSTNQVVSYQRRFMKAAEGAS; encoded by the coding sequence ATGAGCACACATACCGGTGTCGTCCTGACTGTCAGAGATCTCGGACTGGCCAACCAGACCGATCAGGTCGACGATATCCACAGAGTTCTCGACACAACGATCGACTACGACACGTTCGACCTGCTGTCCCGCCGGGTGAAGAACCTTGGCGTGGGCGATGAGCTGCAGAAGGTCGTGTCGTACTTCAAGACACCGGCTGGCGAAACGCCCGCCGGCTTCCGCAGGGCCTTGAGGCTGTCCGGAGAGACCCTCATCGTCGACCTCGAACGCGATATCTCACGCGATAAGAATGGCGTGAAGCGGCCGACGAAGGTGCTGTACTCGGCCGACTCGGCGAACCCGTACGAGGTCGAGCCGATCGCTCCCTTCATCGCGAACCTCACCTGCAACCCCGGCATCATCTATGACCTGTTCCTCAACAACCCCAAGGCGAATGTGGGGAACAAGTTCAAGGATCGCGACGAGGTCATGACCGCGCTCGGCGACGTCCTCGGCCCCGGCTGCGACATCTCCGTCGAACTCAACAACCCGTTCAACCCCGACTTCGACGCCATCCTCGAGGAGGCCGAGCGCTTCCGCGAGATCCTCTCCCCGTGGCGCGTCGTCATCAAGGTGCCCCATACGGGGCCCGTCAACGCCGACAACTACCGACAGCTCCTGAGCGGCAGCGGTCAGCTCGATGTCGCCTACGATAAGGGCTCGACCGCCGACATGCTGCGCGGCCACCGACTCGCCCTCAAGCTGCACGAGCACGGCTTCCGCGTGAACTTCACGCTCATGTTCGAGCCGTACCAGGCACAGATGGCACTGCAGGCCCGGCCCGCCTTCATCAACTCCTTCATTCGGCACAGGAAGATGCAGAGCGAGCGGATCACGAAGCTGCTTGCCGCGTACGAAGGCTCCGGGGAGGCGCATGTCGTCGATGAGCTGCGCAGCTACCTCATCGCGAACGACTACTTCCCGGCCGGTTCCGAGGACATCGGCGAGAAGGAGGTCCTCGCCAAGGCGAACGACGTCCAGCGCCACCGCGGCGGCAGGAAGGGCGAGCCGGCCGATGGGCTGGACAATGTCCGCCACAACCTGCGCGCGCTGCGCCAGGCCAATCTGCCGGATACGCGCCTCATCATCTGCTCGATGGAGGGGCCGGACAACTACCCGGAGATCGACCGCCTCCTCGTGGAGCCCGAGTTCGCCGACATGGCCGACAGGATCGTTGTCACGACGGAGCCGCAGTACCTGGCTCGCTTCACGTCGACGAACCAGGTCGTCTCCTACCAGCGCCGCTTCATGAAGGCAGCCGAGGGCGCCTCCTGA
- a CDS encoding zinc-dependent alcohol dehydrogenase, translating to MRAIVKTGDGQVGLREVADLPGPGPGTITVNVAATGICGTDRNEIRGTDGMIPRILGHEVSGVVAAIGDPVPGVPIGVEVGDRVVMETDAYLCRACHWCRTEQFNRCPHRTGIGRTAEGGLAEKINIRADAVHRLPDSVPLLEGALLEPLAVAVHSVLEGPFRVGPGSTVVVTGPGTMGQLTAQVCTAVGARVIMVGLDRHEARLRTAKDNGAYAAVSSESTDVRALIDSLTDGMGADHVFECSGSVAQVNSGLSYLGKGGKLGLVAFYKEPLTIDAMQVVHNELEIVGCRGKRASSFRTALALLDEGRLSLSPLIGSVRSLDEWDEAIEEVGRGLKVIMLPGGAALDSPLP from the coding sequence GTGAGAGCAATCGTCAAGACCGGTGATGGGCAGGTCGGCCTCCGTGAGGTTGCCGACCTGCCCGGGCCCGGGCCTGGCACCATCACAGTCAATGTCGCCGCAACCGGGATCTGCGGCACGGATCGGAACGAGATTCGGGGCACCGACGGCATGATTCCCAGGATCCTCGGACACGAGGTCTCGGGTGTTGTCGCCGCCATCGGCGATCCCGTTCCAGGCGTTCCGATCGGCGTCGAAGTCGGGGACCGAGTCGTCATGGAGACCGACGCGTACCTCTGCCGGGCCTGCCACTGGTGCCGCACGGAGCAGTTCAACCGCTGTCCGCACCGCACCGGCATCGGCCGCACGGCGGAGGGTGGGCTCGCCGAGAAGATCAACATTCGTGCCGATGCCGTTCACCGGTTGCCGGACAGCGTCCCGCTGCTGGAAGGTGCTCTGCTCGAGCCTCTCGCGGTCGCCGTCCACTCGGTCCTCGAGGGCCCGTTCAGGGTAGGCCCTGGTTCGACTGTCGTCGTGACCGGGCCGGGCACGATGGGTCAGCTCACTGCGCAGGTCTGTACTGCGGTCGGAGCACGCGTCATCATGGTCGGTCTCGACCGGCATGAGGCGCGGTTGAGGACCGCCAAGGACAACGGCGCATACGCCGCGGTCAGCTCCGAGTCGACCGATGTGCGGGCCCTCATCGACTCGCTGACGGACGGGATGGGGGCGGACCACGTGTTCGAGTGCAGCGGCTCTGTCGCCCAGGTGAACAGCGGCCTCAGCTATCTCGGTAAGGGTGGGAAGCTCGGGCTTGTCGCCTTCTACAAGGAGCCGCTGACCATCGACGCGATGCAGGTTGTCCACAATGAGCTCGAGATCGTCGGCTGCCGCGGCAAGCGGGCCTCGAGCTTCCGGACGGCGCTCGCGCTCCTCGATGAGGGACGCCTGTCCCTCTCCCCCCTCATCGGCTCTGTTCGCTCGCTGGACGAGTGGGACGAGGCCATCGAGGAGGTGGGACGGGGACTCAAGGTCATTATGCTGCCCGGAGGGGCGGCACTCGACTCCCCGCTTCCCTAG
- the dhaK gene encoding dihydroxyacetone kinase subunit DhaK, protein MKKFMNDPKNFVPEMLDGIARANPDTLKYVPDYNLIMRADAPSNDRVTILQGSGSGHEPAHVMTVGKGMLTGACPGDVFAAPPMDYVYESAKLLNSDKGVLLLVNNYTGDRMAWEMAKEALEAEDIKVDIAYVNDDVAVQDSTYTVGRRGVAGNFFVMKAAGALAEKGASLEEVKAIAEKVNSVIRTMGIALSGTTPPAKGEPIFTLADDEMEVGVGIHGEPGRRRDKMKSADEIVDELLEAVVSDLPFESGDEVALMINGLGGTPISEQYLLYGIAHRKLAEKGIKVWRSYVGEYCTSLEMAGVSLTLCRVDDELKELLVEPAEIAIRTF, encoded by the coding sequence ATGAAGAAGTTCATGAACGACCCGAAGAATTTCGTGCCGGAGATGCTGGACGGCATCGCCCGCGCCAACCCCGACACCCTCAAGTACGTCCCCGACTACAACCTCATCATGAGGGCGGATGCGCCGTCGAACGATCGCGTGACGATCCTTCAGGGATCCGGATCGGGTCACGAACCTGCCCACGTCATGACCGTCGGCAAGGGCATGCTGACCGGCGCATGCCCGGGCGACGTGTTTGCGGCCCCGCCGATGGACTACGTCTACGAGTCCGCGAAGCTGCTCAACAGCGACAAGGGCGTCCTCCTCCTCGTCAACAACTACACGGGCGACCGCATGGCGTGGGAGATGGCGAAGGAGGCGCTCGAGGCCGAGGACATCAAGGTCGACATCGCCTACGTCAACGATGATGTCGCCGTCCAGGACTCGACGTACACCGTGGGCCGCCGCGGCGTGGCAGGCAACTTCTTCGTCATGAAGGCTGCAGGCGCACTCGCAGAGAAGGGCGCCTCCCTCGAGGAGGTCAAGGCGATCGCCGAGAAGGTCAACAGTGTCATCCGGACGATGGGCATCGCGCTGTCCGGCACGACCCCGCCCGCCAAGGGTGAACCGATCTTCACACTCGCCGATGATGAGATGGAGGTCGGCGTCGGCATCCACGGTGAGCCGGGACGCCGCCGCGACAAGATGAAGTCCGCGGACGAGATCGTCGACGAGCTCCTCGAGGCCGTCGTCTCCGACCTTCCGTTCGAGTCCGGCGACGAGGTTGCGCTCATGATCAACGGTCTGGGCGGAACGCCGATCTCGGAGCAGTACCTCCTGTACGGCATCGCCCACAGGAAGCTCGCGGAGAAGGGCATCAAGGTCTGGCGCTCCTACGTCGGTGAGTACTGCACCTCGCTGGAGATGGCCGGCGTCTCGCTCACCCTCTGCCGGGTCGACGATGAGCTGAAGGAGCTCCTCGTCGAACCCGCCGAGATTGCGATCCGCACCTTCTGA
- a CDS encoding class II aldolase/adducin family protein, whose protein sequence is MLYEKERQDVVDTCLFMVRENLVVGTAGNVSVRIGDHVVISPSGVDYETMTAEDVVVYDMAGNHVEGRLKPSSELPLHIAVYESTDALAVTHNHAVSSTALGLVVDEIPTSHYYSAMLGGAIRVAPYAEFGTDALAENVAKALDGRTGALMKNHGAITTGPNLKKAVNLLPILEYICEIQLKAMATGAPIALLSDEQIDSAVGGMKDYGKQPEK, encoded by the coding sequence ATGCTGTACGAGAAGGAACGCCAGGACGTCGTCGACACGTGCCTATTCATGGTGAGGGAGAACCTCGTCGTGGGTACGGCCGGCAACGTCTCGGTCCGCATCGGCGACCATGTCGTCATCTCGCCCTCGGGCGTCGATTACGAGACGATGACCGCCGAGGATGTCGTCGTGTATGACATGGCGGGCAACCACGTGGAGGGCCGCCTCAAGCCGTCCTCGGAGCTCCCGCTCCACATCGCCGTCTACGAGAGCACCGACGCGCTCGCCGTCACCCACAACCATGCGGTGTCGTCGACGGCGCTCGGCCTCGTCGTCGACGAGATTCCGACGTCGCACTACTACTCAGCCATGCTGGGCGGCGCCATCCGTGTCGCCCCGTACGCCGAGTTCGGCACGGACGCGCTCGCTGAGAACGTGGCGAAGGCCCTTGATGGGCGCACGGGTGCGCTCATGAAGAACCACGGCGCCATCACGACCGGCCCGAACCTCAAGAAGGCCGTCAACCTGCTGCCCATTCTTGAGTACATCTGCGAGATCCAGCTCAAGGCGATGGCGACGGGTGCCCCGATCGCGCTCCTGAGCGACGAGCAGATCGACAGCGCCGTTGGTGGGATGAAGGACTACGGAAAGCAGCCCGAGAAGTAA
- a CDS encoding NAD(P)H-dependent glycerol-3-phosphate dehydrogenase has translation MPSIAILGAGAMGSGLANALTRAGWDVNLWGTWLDDHLIDAIEAGTPHPRIDTVISDRVTTFRSGDLAEALEGVDVVALSVASVGVPKVVEMALDGISKADALWLTTKGFLPMPDGRIQLLPDGIRRIADEAGVTIPPIVAIAGPVKANECAANEPTATIFGCRDYDVAVKYAREARSDHYCIEPSNDEVGVEVCAPMKNVYAIMLGIADGLEEKTGHPHHNLKAATFAQAVREMSILSQKLGADAATAFGLPGVGDLEVTGLSGRNKVYGVRIGRGEGAKAAMKTMEELEQTVEGVNAIPLAIDLVEQSAPDVKDQMPLLYAARTIVYDDDPEFANIVARAVLPPMP, from the coding sequence ATGCCATCAATCGCAATCCTCGGCGCCGGAGCCATGGGCTCAGGCCTCGCCAACGCGCTCACCCGCGCAGGCTGGGACGTGAACCTCTGGGGGACCTGGCTCGATGATCACCTGATCGACGCCATCGAAGCGGGTACGCCCCACCCCCGCATCGACACCGTCATCTCGGACAGGGTCACCACCTTCCGCTCCGGCGATCTCGCCGAGGCGTTGGAGGGGGTCGACGTCGTCGCCCTCTCAGTCGCCTCGGTCGGCGTTCCCAAGGTTGTGGAGATGGCGCTCGACGGCATCTCGAAGGCCGACGCGCTGTGGCTCACGACAAAGGGCTTCCTGCCCATGCCCGACGGCAGAATTCAGCTTCTGCCCGACGGAATCCGCCGCATCGCCGACGAGGCCGGCGTGACGATCCCCCCGATCGTCGCCATCGCCGGCCCCGTCAAGGCCAACGAGTGCGCCGCCAATGAGCCGACGGCAACGATCTTCGGCTGCCGGGACTACGACGTTGCCGTGAAGTACGCACGGGAGGCCCGTTCGGACCATTACTGCATCGAGCCCTCGAACGACGAGGTCGGCGTCGAGGTCTGCGCACCGATGAAGAACGTGTATGCCATCATGCTCGGCATCGCCGACGGTCTCGAGGAGAAGACGGGACATCCGCACCACAACCTCAAGGCGGCGACCTTCGCCCAGGCTGTGCGTGAGATGTCGATCCTCTCCCAGAAGCTGGGCGCCGATGCCGCGACCGCCTTCGGGCTGCCGGGCGTCGGAGACCTCGAGGTGACGGGTCTGTCCGGCCGCAACAAGGTCTACGGGGTCCGCATCGGCCGCGGTGAGGGCGCGAAGGCCGCCATGAAGACGATGGAGGAGCTCGAGCAGACCGTCGAGGGCGTCAACGCGATTCCGCTCGCCATCGACCTCGTCGAGCAGAGCGCCCCCGACGTCAAGGATCAGATGCCGCTCCTCTATGCGGCACGCACCATCGTCTACGACGATGATCCGGAATTCGCCAACATCGTGGCCAGGGCGGTTCTGCCGCCCATGCCGTAA
- the dhaL gene encoding dihydroxyacetone kinase subunit DhaL, whose amino-acid sequence MTTTDQDYVEYVIRTAAETAIANEDYFCQLDSVVGDGDFGYSLARGFERLLEQWDEIDRSNPAAFIQKTAMILTSRIGGSSGPIWGTAFMRASAVARKHPEFTAQTVVEMIRSAIEGIQARGGAELGDKTLLDALAPMADAIEERAQSGASGREIAEHAAAVCSEAADATKELMARRGRASYTSERSIGSVDAGAKGVSVIVDEIAKNWPNP is encoded by the coding sequence ATGACTACTACCGACCAGGATTACGTCGAATATGTGATCCGCACTGCGGCAGAGACCGCCATCGCGAACGAGGACTACTTCTGTCAGCTCGACTCCGTCGTCGGCGACGGCGACTTCGGGTATTCACTTGCACGCGGCTTTGAACGCCTGCTCGAGCAGTGGGACGAGATCGATCGGTCGAACCCGGCAGCCTTCATCCAGAAGACTGCCATGATCCTCACGAGCCGCATCGGCGGCTCGTCGGGACCCATTTGGGGTACGGCCTTCATGCGGGCATCCGCGGTTGCCCGCAAACACCCCGAGTTCACCGCTCAGACTGTCGTTGAGATGATCCGCTCGGCGATCGAGGGCATCCAGGCGCGGGGCGGGGCCGAGCTCGGCGACAAGACGCTGCTCGACGCGCTTGCACCGATGGCGGATGCGATCGAGGAGCGCGCGCAGTCCGGGGCCTCGGGCCGGGAGATCGCGGAGCATGCGGCGGCTGTCTGCTCCGAAGCCGCCGATGCCACCAAGGAGCTCATGGCGCGACGCGGCCGCGCGTCCTACACATCTGAACGCTCGATCGGCTCGGTCGATGCGGGCGCGAAGGGCGTTTCCGTCATCGTCGACGAGATCGCCAAGAACTGGCCGAATCCCTGA
- a CDS encoding xylulokinase, whose translation MNIPAANEGPLVIAVDSSTTSSKAIIVDVEGNVLALGKREIPLRTPQQGFGEHNPAHWWETTNAAIAQAINSLPMQDRGRIAAIGLTHQRETFAPFTEDGTPLRNGILWLDIRAADQIKRYGTPEIHQLSGKPADVTPAIYKMAWVKEHEGDLWAKADRVVNVHAYLAFCLTGQWVDSVAAADSLGLFDIEKLDYDDSLMEIAGVNRSQMAELFQPGEVLGYVKKEVREGWNISREIPVIAGLGDGQAAGVGAAAVSEDVAYLNMGTAVNAGVTSTTYQFDQVYRMLAGGIPNTYVLEVLQSSGAFLTTWFRRVFGNKALQGGPDPELEALAAARTPGSGGLVTLPYWNAVQSPYWEPIARGAVVGWRGTHGPGSMYRSLLEAISMEMARSLTAMEESTGTKLTTVRAMGGGVRSKLWRQIMTDAIGLPITACKEDEISALGAGVVAMASTGVFGDTEIATAANHMAQFTDETEPNQENHEIYQELGEIQGRLYDNLKDTNDLLHEFARKHPDAEVSNEEE comes from the coding sequence ATGAACATCCCCGCCGCCAACGAAGGCCCCCTTGTCATCGCAGTCGATTCATCGACAACATCATCGAAGGCAATCATCGTCGACGTCGAAGGCAATGTTCTTGCCCTCGGCAAGCGCGAGATCCCGCTCCGCACCCCTCAGCAGGGCTTCGGAGAGCACAACCCCGCCCACTGGTGGGAGACCACCAATGCCGCGATCGCCCAGGCGATCAACAGCCTGCCCATGCAGGACCGGGGTCGCATTGCCGCCATCGGCCTCACCCACCAGCGCGAAACCTTCGCACCCTTCACCGAGGATGGCACCCCGCTCCGCAACGGCATCCTCTGGCTCGACATCCGTGCGGCCGACCAGATCAAGCGGTACGGCACGCCCGAGATCCACCAGCTCTCCGGCAAGCCCGCCGACGTCACCCCCGCGATCTACAAGATGGCGTGGGTCAAGGAGCATGAGGGTGACCTGTGGGCGAAGGCTGACAGGGTCGTCAACGTCCATGCCTACCTCGCCTTCTGCCTGACCGGTCAGTGGGTTGACTCCGTCGCCGCAGCCGACTCCCTCGGCCTGTTCGACATCGAGAAGCTCGACTACGACGACTCCCTCATGGAGATCGCGGGCGTCAACCGGAGCCAGATGGCTGAGCTCTTCCAGCCGGGTGAAGTTCTCGGCTACGTGAAGAAGGAGGTCCGCGAGGGCTGGAACATCTCCCGCGAGATCCCGGTCATTGCCGGTCTCGGCGACGGCCAGGCGGCCGGCGTCGGCGCCGCTGCAGTCTCGGAGGACGTCGCCTACCTCAACATGGGCACCGCCGTGAACGCGGGCGTCACCTCGACGACCTACCAGTTCGACCAGGTCTACCGCATGCTCGCCGGCGGCATCCCCAACACGTACGTCCTCGAGGTGCTCCAGTCCTCCGGCGCGTTCCTCACGACGTGGTTCCGCCGCGTCTTCGGCAACAAGGCCCTCCAGGGCGGACCCGACCCCGAGCTCGAGGCGCTCGCGGCCGCACGCACCCCCGGCTCGGGTGGCCTTGTCACCCTGCCGTACTGGAACGCAGTCCAGTCCCCGTACTGGGAGCCGATCGCCCGCGGAGCCGTCGTCGGCTGGCGCGGCACCCACGGCCCCGGTTCGATGTACCGCTCGCTGCTCGAGGCGATCTCGATGGAGATGGCGCGCTCGCTCACGGCGATGGAGGAGTCGACCGGCACGAAGCTGACGACCGTGCGCGCGATGGGCGGAGGTGTCCGCTCGAAGCTCTGGCGTCAGATCATGACCGACGCCATCGGGCTGCCGATCACGGCCTGCAAGGAGGACGAGATCTCGGCGCTCGGCGCAGGCGTTGTGGCAATGGCATCGACCGGCGTCTTCGGCGACACGGAGATCGCGACCGCGGCCAACCACATGGCGCAGTTCACCGACGAGACAGAGCCCAACCAGGAGAACCACGAGATCTACCAGGAGCTCGGCGAGATTCAGGGCCGTCTCTACGACAACCTCAAGGACACCAACGATCTTCTCCACGAGTTCGCGCGGAAGCACCCCGACGCTGAAGTCTCGAATGAAGAAGAGTAA
- a CDS encoding zinc-dependent alcohol dehydrogenase, with the protein MRAYMFYGPGDLRLEEVEPGTPGPGEIAVEVKAAATCGTDLKSYRRGHPTLFPTLPARFGHEFAGVVTEVGEGVTRFAVGDRVVAANTAPCGSCWACQIGRESLCENLEYLNGAFAEQIIVPKAIVERNTYTIPDSLSFEAAAPLEPLSTVVHGMAESGIALGDTVVVNGAGPIGQMFIKLAQLRGASVIAADRSPGRLAQAEEAGARIVDLSGLESPQECAEKINRLTPGGRGADVAIEAVGLPQVWEQTVLCLRPGGTAVLFGGTPKNAPFSVNSSDMHYKEYTLKGVYHHQPRYVKIAVELLSTGKFDGMSLCTEVRPLEALVESLEDMAAGRGSKYILRP; encoded by the coding sequence ATGCGCGCGTACATGTTCTATGGTCCAGGTGATCTGCGCCTGGAGGAGGTCGAGCCCGGCACTCCGGGACCGGGCGAGATCGCAGTGGAGGTGAAGGCTGCCGCGACCTGCGGGACTGACCTCAAGTCCTACCGCCGCGGCCACCCGACCCTGTTCCCGACGCTGCCGGCCCGCTTCGGGCACGAGTTCGCCGGGGTCGTCACCGAGGTGGGGGAGGGTGTGACCCGCTTCGCCGTCGGCGACCGGGTCGTCGCCGCCAACACCGCGCCCTGCGGATCCTGCTGGGCGTGCCAGATCGGCCGCGAGTCGCTGTGCGAGAATCTCGAGTACCTCAATGGGGCGTTCGCCGAGCAGATCATCGTCCCGAAGGCGATCGTCGAGCGGAACACCTACACAATCCCCGACAGCCTCTCCTTCGAAGCCGCCGCTCCTCTCGAACCGCTGTCGACGGTCGTGCACGGAATGGCAGAGTCGGGAATCGCCCTCGGTGACACCGTCGTCGTCAACGGCGCCGGTCCGATCGGCCAGATGTTCATCAAGCTCGCGCAGCTGCGCGGAGCGAGCGTCATCGCCGCCGACCGGTCGCCCGGCCGGCTGGCGCAGGCCGAGGAGGCGGGTGCGCGGATCGTCGACCTCAGCGGCCTCGAATCCCCGCAGGAGTGCGCCGAGAAGATCAATCGGCTGACACCCGGCGGCCGCGGCGCAGACGTCGCCATCGAGGCCGTCGGGCTGCCGCAGGTGTGGGAGCAGACGGTCCTCTGCCTGCGCCCCGGTGGCACCGCGGTCCTGTTCGGTGGAACGCCGAAGAACGCCCCGTTCTCGGTCAACTCCTCCGATATGCACTACAAGGAGTACACGCTCAAGGGCGTCTACCATCACCAGCCCCGGTACGTGAAGATCGCGGTCGAGCTGCTCTCCACGGGGAAGTTCGATGGCATGTCGCTCTGCACCGAGGTTCGTCCACTTGAGGCTCTCGTCGAGTCGCTTGAGGACATGGCGGCAGGACGAGGATCCAAGTACATCCTCCGACCATAA